From a single Lates calcarifer isolate ASB-BC8 linkage group LG12, TLL_Latcal_v3, whole genome shotgun sequence genomic region:
- the LOC108874800 gene encoding LOW QUALITY PROTEIN: uncharacterized protein LOC108874800 (The sequence of the model RefSeq protein was modified relative to this genomic sequence to represent the inferred CDS: deleted 1 base in 1 codon) → MRCLLTTQSQNCYREQIQKEMLTRLAWKSRYAKLYPSCYNPQNNSTELTQLPQLPPAPRVVFPPVTRTPKRQSDLPPLSPPALSVEVTTTMRPVSPKTRQTLYQDSSHHGRGRSLYLHRRGQMRPEEKFDFPLLSSWEYGWRLGDYTLDYRTPSRARSSVVKNTFYARNGVFSSPSATDILG, encoded by the exons ATGCGTTGCCTGTTGACGACTCAGAGCCAGAACTGCTACCGGGAGCAGATTCAGAAGGAGATGTTGACACGTTTGGCCTGGAAGAGCCGCTACGCTAAGCTCTACCCGTCCTGCTACAACCCCCAAAACAACAGCACGGAGCTCACACAGCTGCCCCAACTGCCCCCGGCCCCCCG GGTGGTCTTCCCTCCTGTTACCAGAACACCTAAGAGACAGAGtgaccttcctcctctttctcctcctgctctctctgtggaAGTGACCACCACAATGAGGCCAGTTTCTCCCAAGACCAGACAGACTCTCTATCAGGACTCCTCTCACCAC GGGAGAGGACGGAGTCTGTACCTGCACAGACGTGGCCAGATGAGACCTGAGGAGAAGTTTGAtttccctctgctctca tcCTGGGAGTACGGTTGGAGGCTGG GTGACTACACTCTGGATTACAGGACTCCGTCCCGTGCCAGGTCGTCAGTGGTGAAGAACACCTTCTACGCCAGGAACGGTGTGTTCAGCAGCCCGTCAGCCACCGACATACTGGGCTGA